One window from the genome of Pleuronectes platessa chromosome 2 unlocalized genomic scaffold, fPlePla1.1 SUPER_2_unloc_2, whole genome shotgun sequence encodes:
- the LOC128436289 gene encoding protein NLRC3 isoform X12: MSGSKEEEDRAESPGSSCVSLHSDMSIDHPLLFSKEPGPSHTKHVCVCRGQDHRLRAESPGSSCLSLRSDMSIDHPLLFSKEPGPSHTKHVCVCRGQDHRLRAESPGSSCLSLRSDMSIDHPLLFSNEPGPSHTEHVCVCRSQDHRLRAESPGSRCLSLRSDMSIDHPLLFSKEPGPSHTEERKRSHVSEEEQSSCCASCQDVLKDPVSTSCGHWFCRQCITSYWDQSGSSGDSFCPQCGQRSRTGAGGQTAADRGLQEVSDEHKLSVRRTCEHVTEGSDETGSRTLLNRIYTELHITEGQSEEVNTQHEVRQLETASKMKILQDTPIKVHDIFKASTDQQSSIRVVLTNGVAGVGKTFSVQKFTLDWAEGLENQDVGLLAVLSFRELNLVKDQQHSLLTLLHVFHPELQKLTAETLAVCKPLFIFDGLDESRPSLDFNHRELVSEVTQRSSVNVLLTNLIRGNLLPSALVWITSRPAAANQIPPACVDRVTEVRGFTDAQKEEYFRRRFSDEELCSRIISHIKTSRSLHIMCQIPVFCWISATVLEHMLTTDQRGELPKTLTDLYSHFLLVQTKRKNNKYGEGHETSPQQLTEADRDVLLKLGRLALKHLEEGNLMFYQEDLERCGLNVTERPRCTQEFVLRSSEESV; encoded by the exons atgagtggatctaaggaggaagaggacagagcagagtctccagggtccagctgtgtgtctctgcat agTGACATGTCCATAGATCATCCTCTGTTgttcagtaaagaacctggaccctcacacacaaa acatgtttgtgtttgcagaggtcaggaccacagactgagagcagagtctccagggtccagctgtctgtctctgaggagTGACATGTCCATAGATCATCCTCTGTTgttcagtaaagaacctggaccctcacacacaaa acatgtttgtgtttgcagaggtcaggaccacagactgagagcagagtctccagggtccagctgtctgtctctgaggagTGACATGTCCATAGATCATCCTCTGttgttcagtaatgaacctggaccctcacacacaga acatgtttgtgtttgcagaagtcaggaccacagactgagagcagagtctccagggtccagatGTCTGTCTCTGAGGAGTGACATGTCCATAGATCATCCTCTGTTgttcagtaaagaacctggaccctcacacacaga ggagaggaagaggagtcatgtttctgaggaggagcagtcgtcctgctgtgcttcgtgtcaggacgtcctgaaggatccagtctccaccagctgtggacactggttctgcagacagtgcatcacctcatactgggaccagtctggttcttcaggagactccttctgtccccagtgtggacaaagatccagaacaggagctggaggtcagacagccg cagatcgtggtctgcaggaggtttcagatgaacataagctcagtgtgaggaggacatgtgaacatgtgactgaaggaagtgatgaaacaggaagtagaaccctcctcaacaggatatacactgagctccacatcacagagggacagagtgaagaggttaatactcaacatgaggtgaggcagcttgagacggcttccaagatgaagatcctccaggacactcccatcaaggtccacgacatctttaaagcctccactgaccagcagagcagcatcagagtcgtcctgaccaacggcgtcgctggagttggaaaaaccttctcggtgcagaagttcactctggactgggcagagggtttagagaaccaggatgtgggtctgctggctgtgctttcgttcagggagctgaacctggtgaaggaccagcagcacagtcttctcacgctgctccatgttttccatccagagttacagaagctcacggcagagacgctcgctgtctgtaaacctttgttcatctttgacggcctggatgaaagcagaccttctctggacttcaaccacagggagcttgtgtctgaggtcacacagaggtcatcagtcaacgtgctgctgacaaacctcatccgggggaatctgcttccctcggctctcgtctggataacctccagacctgcggcggccaatcagatccctcctgcatgtgttgacagggtcacagaagtacgaggcttcactgacgcccagaaggaggagtacttcaggaggaggttcagtgatgaagagctgtgcagcagaatcatctcacacatcaagacgtccaggagcctccacatcatgtgtcaaatcccagtcttctgctggatcagtgctacagttctggagcacatgttgaccacagaccagagaggagagctgcccaagaccctgactgacctgtactcacacttcctgctggttcagacaaagaggaagaacaacaagtacggtgagggacatgagacgagtccacagcagctgacggaggctgacagggatgttcttctgaagctggggaggctggcacttaaacatctggaggaaggaaacctcatgttctaccaagaagacctggagcggtgtggtcttaatgtcacagagaggcctcggtgtactcaggagtttgtactgagatcttcagaagagagtgtgtga
- the LOC128436289 gene encoding NACHT, LRR and PYD domains-containing protein 3 isoform X1, with amino-acid sequence MSGSKEEEDRAESPGSSCVSLHSDMSNDHPPLLFSKEPGPSHTKHVCVCRGQDHRLRAESPGSSCLSLRSDMSIDHPLLFSKEPGPSHTKHVCVCRGQDHRLRAESPGSSCLSLRSDMSIDHPLLFSKEPGPSHTKHVCVCRGQDHRLRAESPGSSCLSLRSDMSIDHPLLFSNEPGPSHTEHVCVCRSQDHRLRAESPGSRCLSLRSDMSIDHPLLFSKEPGPSHTEERKRSHVSEEEQSSCCASCQDVLKDPVSTSCGHWFCRQCITSYWDQSGSSGDSFCPQCGQRSRTGAGGQTAADRGLQEVSDEHKLSVRRTCEHVTEGSDETGSRTLLNRIYTELHITEGQSEEVNTQHEVRQLETASKMKILQDTPIKVHDIFKASTDQQSSIRVVLTNGVAGVGKTFSVQKFTLDWAEGLENQDVGLLAVLSFRELNLVKDQQHSLLTLLHVFHPELQKLTAETLAVCKPLFIFDGLDESRPSLDFNHRELVSEVTQRSSVNVLLTNLIRGNLLPSALVWITSRPAAANQIPPACVDRVTEVRGFTDAQKEEYFRRRFSDEELCSRIISHIKTSRSLHIMCQIPVFCWISATVLEHMLTTDQRGELPKTLTDLYSHFLLVQTKRKNNKYGEGHETSPQQLTEADRDVLLKLGRLALKHLEEGNLMFYQEDLERCGLNVTERPRCTQEFVLRSSEESV; translated from the exons atgagtggatctaaggaggaagaggacagagcagagtctccagggtccagctgtgtgtctctgcataGTGACATGTCCAATGATCATCCTCCTCTActcttcagtaaagaacctggaccctcacacacaaa acatgtttgtgtttgcagaggtcaggaccacagactgagagcagagtctccagggtccagctgtctgtctctgaggagTGACATGTCCATAGATCATCCTCTGTTgttcagtaaagaacctggaccctcacacacaaa acatgtttgtgtttgcagaggtcaggaccacagactgagagcagagtctccagggtccagctgtctgtctctgaggagTGACATGTCCATAGATCATCCTCTGTTgttcagtaaagaacctggaccctcacacacaaa acatgtttgtgtttgcagaggtcaggaccacagactgagagcagagtctccagggtccagctgtctgtctctgaggagTGACATGTCCATAGATCATCCTCTGttgttcagtaatgaacctggaccctcacacacaga acatgtttgtgtttgcagaagtcaggaccacagactgagagcagagtctccagggtccagatGTCTGTCTCTGAGGAGTGACATGTCCATAGATCATCCTCTGTTgttcagtaaagaacctggaccctcacacacaga ggagaggaagaggagtcatgtttctgaggaggagcagtcgtcctgctgtgcttcgtgtcaggacgtcctgaaggatccagtctccaccagctgtggacactggttctgcagacagtgcatcacctcatactgggaccagtctggttcttcaggagactccttctgtccccagtgtggacaaagatccagaacaggagctggaggtcagacagccg cagatcgtggtctgcaggaggtttcagatgaacataagctcagtgtgaggaggacatgtgaacatgtgactgaaggaagtgatgaaacaggaagtagaaccctcctcaacaggatatacactgagctccacatcacagagggacagagtgaagaggttaatactcaacatgaggtgaggcagcttgagacggcttccaagatgaagatcctccaggacactcccatcaaggtccacgacatctttaaagcctccactgaccagcagagcagcatcagagtcgtcctgaccaacggcgtcgctggagttggaaaaaccttctcggtgcagaagttcactctggactgggcagagggtttagagaaccaggatgtgggtctgctggctgtgctttcgttcagggagctgaacctggtgaaggaccagcagcacagtcttctcacgctgctccatgttttccatccagagttacagaagctcacggcagagacgctcgctgtctgtaaacctttgttcatctttgacggcctggatgaaagcagaccttctctggacttcaaccacagggagcttgtgtctgaggtcacacagaggtcatcagtcaacgtgctgctgacaaacctcatccgggggaatctgcttccctcggctctcgtctggataacctccagacctgcggcggccaatcagatccctcctgcatgtgttgacagggtcacagaagtacgaggcttcactgacgcccagaaggaggagtacttcaggaggaggttcagtgatgaagagctgtgcagcagaatcatctcacacatcaagacgtccaggagcctccacatcatgtgtcaaatcccagtcttctgctggatcagtgctacagttctggagcacatgttgaccacagaccagagaggagagctgcccaagaccctgactgacctgtactcacacttcctgctggttcagacaaagaggaagaacaacaagtacggtgagggacatgagacgagtccacagcagctgacggaggctgacagggatgttcttctgaagctggggaggctggcacttaaacatctggaggaaggaaacctcatgttctaccaagaagacctggagcggtgtggtcttaatgtcacagagaggcctcggtgtactcaggagtttgtactgagatcttcagaagagagtgtgtga
- the LOC128436289 gene encoding NACHT, LRR and PYD domains-containing protein 3 isoform X5: MSGSKEEEDRAESPGSSCVSLHSDMSNDHPPLLFSKEPGPSHTKGQDHRLRAESPGSSCLSLRSDMSIDHPLLFSKEPGPSHTKHVCVCRGQDHRLRAESPGSSCLSLRSDMSIDHPLLFSKEPGPSHTKHVCVCRGQDHRLRAESPGSSCLSLRSDMSIDHPLLFSNEPGPSHTEHVCVCRSQDHRLRAESPGSRCLSLRSDMSIDHPLLFSKEPGPSHTEERKRSHVSEEEQSSCCASCQDVLKDPVSTSCGHWFCRQCITSYWDQSGSSGDSFCPQCGQRSRTGAGGQTAADRGLQEVSDEHKLSVRRTCEHVTEGSDETGSRTLLNRIYTELHITEGQSEEVNTQHEVRQLETASKMKILQDTPIKVHDIFKASTDQQSSIRVVLTNGVAGVGKTFSVQKFTLDWAEGLENQDVGLLAVLSFRELNLVKDQQHSLLTLLHVFHPELQKLTAETLAVCKPLFIFDGLDESRPSLDFNHRELVSEVTQRSSVNVLLTNLIRGNLLPSALVWITSRPAAANQIPPACVDRVTEVRGFTDAQKEEYFRRRFSDEELCSRIISHIKTSRSLHIMCQIPVFCWISATVLEHMLTTDQRGELPKTLTDLYSHFLLVQTKRKNNKYGEGHETSPQQLTEADRDVLLKLGRLALKHLEEGNLMFYQEDLERCGLNVTERPRCTQEFVLRSSEESV, translated from the exons atgagtggatctaaggaggaagaggacagagcagagtctccagggtccagctgtgtgtctctgcataGTGACATGTCCAATGATCATCCTCCTCTActcttcagtaaagaacctggaccctcacacacaaa aggtcaggaccacagactgagagcagagtctccagggtccagctgtctgtctctgaggagTGACATGTCCATAGATCATCCTCTGTTgttcagtaaagaacctggaccctcacacacaaa acatgtttgtgtttgcagaggtcaggaccacagactgagagcagagtctccagggtccagctgtctgtctctgaggagTGACATGTCCATAGATCATCCTCTGTTgttcagtaaagaacctggaccctcacacacaaa acatgtttgtgtttgcagaggtcaggaccacagactgagagcagagtctccagggtccagctgtctgtctctgaggagTGACATGTCCATAGATCATCCTCTGttgttcagtaatgaacctggaccctcacacacaga acatgtttgtgtttgcagaagtcaggaccacagactgagagcagagtctccagggtccagatGTCTGTCTCTGAGGAGTGACATGTCCATAGATCATCCTCTGTTgttcagtaaagaacctggaccctcacacacaga ggagaggaagaggagtcatgtttctgaggaggagcagtcgtcctgctgtgcttcgtgtcaggacgtcctgaaggatccagtctccaccagctgtggacactggttctgcagacagtgcatcacctcatactgggaccagtctggttcttcaggagactccttctgtccccagtgtggacaaagatccagaacaggagctggaggtcagacagccg cagatcgtggtctgcaggaggtttcagatgaacataagctcagtgtgaggaggacatgtgaacatgtgactgaaggaagtgatgaaacaggaagtagaaccctcctcaacaggatatacactgagctccacatcacagagggacagagtgaagaggttaatactcaacatgaggtgaggcagcttgagacggcttccaagatgaagatcctccaggacactcccatcaaggtccacgacatctttaaagcctccactgaccagcagagcagcatcagagtcgtcctgaccaacggcgtcgctggagttggaaaaaccttctcggtgcagaagttcactctggactgggcagagggtttagagaaccaggatgtgggtctgctggctgtgctttcgttcagggagctgaacctggtgaaggaccagcagcacagtcttctcacgctgctccatgttttccatccagagttacagaagctcacggcagagacgctcgctgtctgtaaacctttgttcatctttgacggcctggatgaaagcagaccttctctggacttcaaccacagggagcttgtgtctgaggtcacacagaggtcatcagtcaacgtgctgctgacaaacctcatccgggggaatctgcttccctcggctctcgtctggataacctccagacctgcggcggccaatcagatccctcctgcatgtgttgacagggtcacagaagtacgaggcttcactgacgcccagaaggaggagtacttcaggaggaggttcagtgatgaagagctgtgcagcagaatcatctcacacatcaagacgtccaggagcctccacatcatgtgtcaaatcccagtcttctgctggatcagtgctacagttctggagcacatgttgaccacagaccagagaggagagctgcccaagaccctgactgacctgtactcacacttcctgctggttcagacaaagaggaagaacaacaagtacggtgagggacatgagacgagtccacagcagctgacggaggctgacagggatgttcttctgaagctggggaggctggcacttaaacatctggaggaaggaaacctcatgttctaccaagaagacctggagcggtgtggtcttaatgtcacagagaggcctcggtgtactcaggagtttgtactgagatcttcagaagagagtgtgtga
- the LOC128436289 gene encoding protein NLRC3 isoform X16, with product MSGSKEEEDRAESPGSSCVSLHSDMSIDHPLLFSNEPGPSHTEHVCVCRSQDHRLRAESPGSRCLSLRSDMSIDHPLLFSKEPGPSHTEERKRSHVSEEEQSSCCASCQDVLKDPVSTSCGHWFCRQCITSYWDQSGSSGDSFCPQCGQRSRTGAGGQTAADRGLQEVSDEHKLSVRRTCEHVTEGSDETGSRTLLNRIYTELHITEGQSEEVNTQHEVRQLETASKMKILQDTPIKVHDIFKASTDQQSSIRVVLTNGVAGVGKTFSVQKFTLDWAEGLENQDVGLLAVLSFRELNLVKDQQHSLLTLLHVFHPELQKLTAETLAVCKPLFIFDGLDESRPSLDFNHRELVSEVTQRSSVNVLLTNLIRGNLLPSALVWITSRPAAANQIPPACVDRVTEVRGFTDAQKEEYFRRRFSDEELCSRIISHIKTSRSLHIMCQIPVFCWISATVLEHMLTTDQRGELPKTLTDLYSHFLLVQTKRKNNKYGEGHETSPQQLTEADRDVLLKLGRLALKHLEEGNLMFYQEDLERCGLNVTERPRCTQEFVLRSSEESV from the exons atgagtggatctaaggaggaagaggacagagcagagtctccagggtccagctgtgtgtctctgcat agTGACATGTCCATAGATCATCCTCTGttgttcagtaatgaacctggaccctcacacacaga acatgtttgtgtttgcagaagtcaggaccacagactgagagcagagtctccagggtccagatGTCTGTCTCTGAGGAGTGACATGTCCATAGATCATCCTCTGTTgttcagtaaagaacctggaccctcacacacaga ggagaggaagaggagtcatgtttctgaggaggagcagtcgtcctgctgtgcttcgtgtcaggacgtcctgaaggatccagtctccaccagctgtggacactggttctgcagacagtgcatcacctcatactgggaccagtctggttcttcaggagactccttctgtccccagtgtggacaaagatccagaacaggagctggaggtcagacagccg cagatcgtggtctgcaggaggtttcagatgaacataagctcagtgtgaggaggacatgtgaacatgtgactgaaggaagtgatgaaacaggaagtagaaccctcctcaacaggatatacactgagctccacatcacagagggacagagtgaagaggttaatactcaacatgaggtgaggcagcttgagacggcttccaagatgaagatcctccaggacactcccatcaaggtccacgacatctttaaagcctccactgaccagcagagcagcatcagagtcgtcctgaccaacggcgtcgctggagttggaaaaaccttctcggtgcagaagttcactctggactgggcagagggtttagagaaccaggatgtgggtctgctggctgtgctttcgttcagggagctgaacctggtgaaggaccagcagcacagtcttctcacgctgctccatgttttccatccagagttacagaagctcacggcagagacgctcgctgtctgtaaacctttgttcatctttgacggcctggatgaaagcagaccttctctggacttcaaccacagggagcttgtgtctgaggtcacacagaggtcatcagtcaacgtgctgctgacaaacctcatccgggggaatctgcttccctcggctctcgtctggataacctccagacctgcggcggccaatcagatccctcctgcatgtgttgacagggtcacagaagtacgaggcttcactgacgcccagaaggaggagtacttcaggaggaggttcagtgatgaagagctgtgcagcagaatcatctcacacatcaagacgtccaggagcctccacatcatgtgtcaaatcccagtcttctgctggatcagtgctacagttctggagcacatgttgaccacagaccagagaggagagctgcccaagaccctgactgacctgtactcacacttcctgctggttcagacaaagaggaagaacaacaagtacggtgagggacatgagacgagtccacagcagctgacggaggctgacagggatgttcttctgaagctggggaggctggcacttaaacatctggaggaaggaaacctcatgttctaccaagaagacctggagcggtgtggtcttaatgtcacagagaggcctcggtgtactcaggagtttgtactgagatcttcagaagagagtgtgtga
- the LOC128436289 gene encoding protein NLRC3 isoform X14: MSGSKEEEDRAESPGSSCVSLHSDMSIDHPLLFSKEPGPSHTKGQDHRLRAESPGSSCLSLRSDMSIDHPLLFSKEPGPSHTKHVCVCRGQDHRLRAESPGSSCLSLRSDMSIDHPLLFSNEPGPSHTEHVCVCRSQDHRLRAESPGSRCLSLRSDMSIDHPLLFSKEPGPSHTEERKRSHVSEEEQSSCCASCQDVLKDPVSTSCGHWFCRQCITSYWDQSGSSGDSFCPQCGQRSRTGAGGQTAADRGLQEVSDEHKLSVRRTCEHVTEGSDETGSRTLLNRIYTELHITEGQSEEVNTQHEVRQLETASKMKILQDTPIKVHDIFKASTDQQSSIRVVLTNGVAGVGKTFSVQKFTLDWAEGLENQDVGLLAVLSFRELNLVKDQQHSLLTLLHVFHPELQKLTAETLAVCKPLFIFDGLDESRPSLDFNHRELVSEVTQRSSVNVLLTNLIRGNLLPSALVWITSRPAAANQIPPACVDRVTEVRGFTDAQKEEYFRRRFSDEELCSRIISHIKTSRSLHIMCQIPVFCWISATVLEHMLTTDQRGELPKTLTDLYSHFLLVQTKRKNNKYGEGHETSPQQLTEADRDVLLKLGRLALKHLEEGNLMFYQEDLERCGLNVTERPRCTQEFVLRSSEESV, encoded by the exons atgagtggatctaaggaggaagaggacagagcagagtctccagggtccagctgtgtgtctctgcat agTGACATGTCCATAGATCATCCTCTGTTgttcagtaaagaacctggaccctcacacacaaa aggtcaggaccacagactgagagcagagtctccagggtccagctgtctgtctctgaggagTGACATGTCCATAGATCATCCTCTGTTgttcagtaaagaacctggaccctcacacacaaa acatgtttgtgtttgcagaggtcaggaccacagactgagagcagagtctccagggtccagctgtctgtctctgaggagTGACATGTCCATAGATCATCCTCTGttgttcagtaatgaacctggaccctcacacacaga acatgtttgtgtttgcagaagtcaggaccacagactgagagcagagtctccagggtccagatGTCTGTCTCTGAGGAGTGACATGTCCATAGATCATCCTCTGTTgttcagtaaagaacctggaccctcacacacaga ggagaggaagaggagtcatgtttctgaggaggagcagtcgtcctgctgtgcttcgtgtcaggacgtcctgaaggatccagtctccaccagctgtggacactggttctgcagacagtgcatcacctcatactgggaccagtctggttcttcaggagactccttctgtccccagtgtggacaaagatccagaacaggagctggaggtcagacagccg cagatcgtggtctgcaggaggtttcagatgaacataagctcagtgtgaggaggacatgtgaacatgtgactgaaggaagtgatgaaacaggaagtagaaccctcctcaacaggatatacactgagctccacatcacagagggacagagtgaagaggttaatactcaacatgaggtgaggcagcttgagacggcttccaagatgaagatcctccaggacactcccatcaaggtccacgacatctttaaagcctccactgaccagcagagcagcatcagagtcgtcctgaccaacggcgtcgctggagttggaaaaaccttctcggtgcagaagttcactctggactgggcagagggtttagagaaccaggatgtgggtctgctggctgtgctttcgttcagggagctgaacctggtgaaggaccagcagcacagtcttctcacgctgctccatgttttccatccagagttacagaagctcacggcagagacgctcgctgtctgtaaacctttgttcatctttgacggcctggatgaaagcagaccttctctggacttcaaccacagggagcttgtgtctgaggtcacacagaggtcatcagtcaacgtgctgctgacaaacctcatccgggggaatctgcttccctcggctctcgtctggataacctccagacctgcggcggccaatcagatccctcctgcatgtgttgacagggtcacagaagtacgaggcttcactgacgcccagaaggaggagtacttcaggaggaggttcagtgatgaagagctgtgcagcagaatcatctcacacatcaagacgtccaggagcctccacatcatgtgtcaaatcccagtcttctgctggatcagtgctacagttctggagcacatgttgaccacagaccagagaggagagctgcccaagaccctgactgacctgtactcacacttcctgctggttcagacaaagaggaagaacaacaagtacggtgagggacatgagacgagtccacagcagctgacggaggctgacagggatgttcttctgaagctggggaggctggcacttaaacatctggaggaaggaaacctcatgttctaccaagaagacctggagcggtgtggtcttaatgtcacagagaggcctcggtgtactcaggagtttgtactgagatcttcagaagagagtgtgtga